The following are encoded together in the Campylobacter devanensis genome:
- a CDS encoding NADH-quinone oxidoreductase subunit J family protein, with product MENFLFINFSFLAILGALGLISFKAPIHGALSMIVSLVAIAGLYLLLYAKTLFLIQIVVYAGAIMVLSVFVMMFFNIKSDSLWAKFSFIQIIQAALPLVVFGFLAYWLALMPGNFEVAPDGFGEIAPLGKYLFFNWGFSFEMISLLLTAALIGVVAILKGKNNG from the coding sequence ATGGAGAATTTTTTGTTTATTAACTTCTCATTTTTAGCTATTTTGGGAGCTTTGGGTTTGATTAGCTTTAAAGCGCCTATCCATGGGGCTTTATCTATGATTGTCTCTTTGGTGGCTATAGCTGGGTTGTATCTTTTATTATATGCTAAGACTCTGTTTTTAATCCAAATAGTAGTATATGCTGGGGCGATTATGGTTTTATCGGTTTTTGTGATGATGTTTTTTAATATCAAATCAGATAGCTTATGGGCTAAATTTAGCTTTATACAGATAATTCAAGCCGCTTTGCCTTTAGTCGTTTTTGGCTTTTTGGCTTACTGGCTTGCCTTGATGCCTGGTAACTTCGAGGTAGCACCTGATGGATTTGGAGAGATCGCACCACTTGGAAAGTATCTCTTTTTTAACTGGGGATTTAGCTTTGAGATGATTTCTCTACTTTTAACCGCTGCTTTGATAGGGGTTGTGGCGATTTTAAAAGGCAAAAATAATGGTTGA
- a CDS encoding NADH-quinone oxidoreductase subunit A — protein MESNLVWSFYLYVFIILALCVAFYFTKKIGPTGKSNSSKDRIYESGIVNFYGGINSSINVKYYLVAIVFVIFDIEAVFMYPWAVSLRELGLYALVEMFVFMAILLVGLYYIYKKKILRWE, from the coding sequence TTGGAGAGTAATCTTGTATGGAGTTTTTATCTCTATGTTTTCATCATTTTAGCACTTTGTGTGGCTTTTTATTTCACCAAAAAGATTGGCCCAACTGGCAAAAGCAATAGCTCAAAAGATCGAATTTATGAGAGTGGAATTGTAAATTTCTATGGCGGGATAAACTCAAGTATAAATGTCAAATACTATCTTGTGGCGATTGTCTTTGTGATATTTGATATTGAAGCTGTATTTATGTATCCGTGGGCGGTAAGCCTTAGAGAGCTTGGCCTTTATGCTTTGGTTGAGATGTTTGTCTTTATGGCTATTTTGCTTGTGGGATTATACTATATTTATAAGAAGAAGATTTTAAGATGGGAATAG
- the nuoL gene encoding NADH-quinone oxidoreductase subunit L: MLVNIVILAPIIGSLLLGVLYLARKSLGLSQRFFAFLGMIGPVVSFVAMAVLFVNSYGSSLNLDIFSWLDIAGFSINVGFYLDDLSLVMAIFVAFLGMLIHLYSIGYMDGDEGFGKFFCYMNLFLASMLILVLANNPILMFVGWEGVGVCSYLLIAFYFGDKDNVKAGNKAFILNRIGDFGFLIGLIALYLASSGVKFDYIGLNEVSFSPSVAIFIAFCFIAGALAKSAQIPLYTWLPDAMAGPTPISALIHAATMVTAGVYMVVRFEFLFAGLSLPIEVLAGIGAAGALFAGIIATKATDIKKILAYSTMSQLGYMFAALSYSSGAAMYHLFTHGFFKALLFLSAGAIIIALHHEQNIFKMGNLKDNKSLYYPMLFGMLAISGIFPFAGFFSKDAIILGALLSGHYTIFAILLFTAGLTAYYCFRLFFLVFYSQNPAPKQHKVPFSMLGVNYILCLFALGGGFMAIFLDIDHPTLMVEIVAGVVSMAVSIIGIFIAYKKFYNYKNCEENMGKFESIVANKFYIDEIYDLVFVANLKRISHFLREIIDDKILYPLVEFSALIFKAFSQIYARYTQSGLASSYAFYMLFFICVIIIFSKAIL; encoded by the coding sequence ATGCTAGTTAATATCGTAATTTTAGCGCCAATTATTGGTAGTTTGTTGCTTGGGGTTTTATATCTTGCTAGAAAGAGTCTTGGCTTATCTCAAAGATTTTTCGCATTTTTGGGGATGATTGGGCCTGTAGTTAGCTTTGTAGCTATGGCTGTGCTGTTTGTTAATAGCTATGGTAGTAGCTTGAATTTGGATATATTTAGCTGGCTCGATATCGCTGGATTTAGCATAAATGTGGGATTTTATCTTGATGATCTTAGCCTTGTGATGGCGATATTTGTGGCGTTTTTGGGTATGCTTATACATTTGTATTCTATAGGCTATATGGATGGTGATGAGGGCTTTGGTAAGTTTTTTTGTTATATGAATTTATTCTTAGCCTCTATGCTGATTTTAGTTTTAGCAAATAATCCGATTTTGATGTTTGTCGGCTGGGAGGGCGTGGGCGTATGCTCATATCTATTAATCGCCTTTTATTTTGGTGATAAAGATAATGTCAAAGCCGGTAATAAAGCCTTTATATTAAATAGAATTGGCGATTTTGGCTTTTTGATTGGGCTGATTGCGTTGTATCTTGCTAGTAGTGGGGTTAAATTTGATTATATTGGCTTAAATGAAGTGAGCTTTAGCCCTAGTGTAGCGATATTTATAGCATTTTGTTTCATCGCTGGAGCTTTGGCTAAATCAGCTCAAATTCCACTATACACCTGGCTACCTGATGCGATGGCTGGGCCTACTCCGATTTCAGCCTTGATCCACGCTGCGACGATGGTTACAGCTGGGGTTTATATGGTTGTTAGATTTGAGTTTTTGTTTGCTGGGCTTAGCTTGCCAATAGAAGTTTTAGCCGGTATTGGTGCGGCTGGGGCGCTCTTTGCTGGGATTATCGCTACAAAGGCTACTGATATCAAAAAGATTTTAGCCTACTCCACTATGAGTCAATTAGGATATATGTTCGCTGCGCTTAGCTACAGCTCTGGGGCTGCTATGTATCATCTATTTACTCATGGATTTTTTAAAGCGCTTCTGTTTTTGAGTGCTGGGGCTATCATTATAGCGCTTCATCATGAGCAAAATATCTTTAAAATGGGGAATTTAAAAGATAATAAATCGCTATATTATCCAATGCTTTTTGGTATGCTCGCAATTAGTGGGATATTCCCTTTTGCTGGATTTTTCTCCAAAGATGCTATTATACTTGGGGCGCTTCTTTCTGGGCATTATACTATATTTGCTATTTTATTATTTACTGCTGGGCTTACTGCGTATTATTGTTTTAGGCTATTTTTCTTGGTATTTTACTCACAAAATCCCGCACCAAAACAGCATAAGGTGCCATTTAGTATGCTTGGGGTAAATTATATCCTTTGTCTATTTGCCTTAGGCGGTGGATTTATGGCGATATTTTTAGATATTGATCATCCAACTTTAATGGTAGAGATAGTGGCTGGAGTTGTGAGCATGGCGGTTTCTATTATTGGGATTTTCATCGCTTATAAGAAATTTTACAACTACAAAAACTGCGAAGAAAATATGGGTAAATTTGAGAGCATTGTAGCAAATAAATTCTATATAGATGAGATATATGATCTTGTTTTTGTGGCGAATTTAAAACGAATTAGCCACTTTTTGCGTGAGATTATAGATGATAAAATTTTATATCCGCTTGTTGAGTTTAGCGCTTTGATATTTAAGGCATTTAGCCAAATTTATGCTAGATATACTCAAAGCGGTTTAGCTAGTTCATATGCATTTTATATGCTATTTTTCATCTGTGTTATTATCATATTTTCAAAGGCTATTTTATGA
- a CDS encoding NADH-quinone oxidoreductase subunit D, giving the protein MVNSFISKFNSKISEYNGIITAIIPSERIFEAVKFARDEMKYEILADIACVDNLNLNNPKRFSLYYIFSSLKGLNFIIQTDIDENQSLKSVSEIYKSANWAERECYDQYGVKFDNHPNLRRILNHKEFIGYPLRKDYPIDKYQILTQSDSLVDEMRDQLLNLGLASEENDEFKIKYTFLNIGPSHPATHGTIRNFMALDGEKIAASVTEIGYLHRGFEKSCETHTYAQIIPYTDRLNYCSAMLNNVGYAKAVEDILGVTLPDRAIFMRVILGELARIIDHEVCLGAMFVDMGALTNYWYLYNPREKIYNFLSRLTGARFTNSFARIGGMAHDFYDGWEDELLGYLKEVEKGLDDTLTLIEKNRIFLDRVQNICKISAQDALSYGFTGPNLRASGVDYDLRKDKPYYYYDSFDFNIPVGSCGDIYDRMFVRFYEMKESVSIIRQAIKRIPNGDICIKDKDIILPPKSEVYGNIEALINHFKIIFDGVKLPVGHFYGASEGGNGELGFFIVSDGGNMPYRLKLRPPCFYALNAFSDMVRGGLIADSILNLGSINIIAGELDR; this is encoded by the coding sequence ATGGTTAATTCGTTTATATCTAAATTTAATTCTAAAATCTCTGAATATAATGGCATTATTACAGCTATAATCCCTAGTGAGCGTATTTTTGAAGCGGTTAAATTTGCTCGTGATGAGATGAAATATGAGATTTTGGCTGATATCGCCTGTGTGGATAATTTGAATTTAAATAATCCAAAAAGATTTAGTTTGTATTATATATTTAGCTCTTTAAAAGGCTTGAATTTTATTATCCAAACTGATATTGATGAGAATCAAAGTTTAAAAAGCGTATCTGAAATTTACAAAAGCGCTAATTGGGCTGAAAGAGAGTGCTATGATCAATATGGAGTTAAATTTGATAATCATCCAAACCTTAGACGCATATTAAATCATAAAGAATTTATCGGATATCCATTGAGAAAGGATTATCCTATTGATAAATATCAAATTCTAACTCAAAGCGATAGCTTGGTTGATGAGATGAGAGATCAGCTCTTAAATCTCGGCCTTGCTAGTGAAGAAAATGATGAATTTAAAATCAAATATACATTTTTAAATATCGGCCCATCACATCCTGCTACGCACGGGACGATACGCAATTTTATGGCTTTAGATGGTGAGAAAATAGCTGCTAGTGTAACTGAAATTGGCTATTTACATAGGGGATTTGAGAAGTCTTGTGAGACTCATACCTATGCCCAAATCATCCCATATACAGATAGGCTAAACTACTGCTCTGCTATGCTAAATAATGTCGGATATGCTAAGGCGGTAGAGGATATCTTGGGTGTTACCTTGCCTGATAGAGCGATTTTTATGCGTGTGATTTTGGGTGAGTTGGCTCGCATTATAGATCATGAGGTTTGCCTTGGGGCGATGTTTGTGGATATGGGGGCGCTTACAAATTACTGGTATTTATATAATCCTAGAGAGAAAATTTATAACTTTTTATCTAGATTAACTGGTGCTAGATTTACAAATTCATTTGCTAGAATTGGCGGTATGGCGCATGACTTTTATGATGGTTGGGAAGATGAGCTTTTGGGCTATTTAAAAGAGGTTGAAAAGGGTCTTGATGATACTCTAACTCTCATAGAAAAAAATAGAATTTTCTTAGATAGAGTTCAAAATATCTGTAAAATAAGCGCTCAAGACGCTTTAAGCTATGGATTTACAGGGCCAAATTTAAGAGCTAGTGGCGTGGATTATGATTTAAGAAAAGATAAGCCATATTACTATTATGATAGCTTTGATTTTAATATCCCTGTTGGTAGCTGTGGCGATATATATGATAGGATGTTTGTGAGATTTTATGAGATGAAAGAGAGTGTCTCTATCATCCGCCAAGCGATAAAGAGAATTCCAAATGGCGATATCTGTATCAAAGACAAAGATATAATTCTCCCGCCAAAAAGCGAAGTATATGGCAATATAGAGGCTTTGATAAACCATTTTAAAATCATTTTTGATGGAGTTAAGCTCCCTGTGGGGCATTTCTATGGTGCTAGTGAGGGGGGCAATGGTGAGCTAGGATTTTTCATTGTTAGTGATGGTGGTAATATGCCTTATCGCTTAAAGCTTAGACCGCCTTGTTTCTATGCTTTAAACGCATTTAGCGATATGGTTAGAGGTGGCTTGATCGCTGATAGTATCTTGAATTTAGGTAGTATAAACATAATTGCTGGGGAGCTAGATAGATGA
- a CDS encoding complex I subunit 1/NuoH family protein — translation MSEIWLIIFRIAFILIFILALIPVLVLLERKISAFIQDRPGPNRANIAGIRLGGLIQAMADALKLAIKEDFTPAAIRSKALFTIAPMVLFLMSTLTIAVIPFSEYFSIDGVKYLMQAIPFDGGMLWYLGFASLSIYGIMLAGWSSNNKYSLLGSLRAASGAISYEIPLGLAVVSMIITYNSISLNDFVIAQQGSFLGLPAWGIFLQPLAAIIFIICAFAETNRAPFDLAEGESEIVAGYHLEYSAMSFAMFFMAEYIAMTAMSALIVTIFFGGYSLPYLSQADLAANYEIVLLSIAGVATIFGLLFIWWVSKNNVTRYKTDQDHRKKENIIYYALTALIVAIIDIICLYFYGNLGEFGAEIVATAVNLVVFALKTFIVLLVFIWVRWTLPRFRYDQIQRLGWEKLMPLAILNIIITALVVVYVS, via the coding sequence ATGAGTGAAATTTGGCTAATTATATTTAGGATTGCGTTTATTTTGATCTTTATTTTGGCTTTGATACCTGTTTTGGTGCTATTAGAGCGTAAAATTTCAGCCTTTATCCAAGACCGCCCCGGCCCAAATAGAGCTAATATCGCCGGTATAAGGCTCGGCGGATTGATCCAAGCGATGGCTGATGCTTTAAAACTAGCTATAAAAGAGGATTTTACTCCAGCAGCTATTAGATCCAAAGCGTTATTTACCATCGCTCCGATGGTGCTATTTTTGATGAGTACGCTTACTATAGCTGTGATTCCATTTAGTGAGTATTTTAGCATTGACGGGGTCAAATACCTTATGCAAGCAATCCCATTTGATGGCGGTATGCTATGGTATTTGGGATTTGCTAGTCTTAGTATCTATGGTATTATGCTAGCTGGTTGGAGCTCAAACAATAAATACTCTCTCTTAGGCTCTTTGCGTGCAGCTAGTGGGGCTATAAGCTATGAAATTCCACTAGGTCTAGCTGTTGTAAGTATGATTATCACATATAACTCTATTAGTTTAAATGACTTTGTAATAGCTCAACAAGGCTCATTTTTAGGCCTTCCTGCGTGGGGGATATTTCTTCAACCATTAGCGGCGATTATCTTTATCATCTGTGCTTTTGCTGAGACAAATAGAGCGCCATTTGACCTAGCTGAAGGTGAGAGCGAGATAGTAGCTGGATATCACCTTGAGTATAGTGCGATGAGCTTTGCTATGTTTTTTATGGCTGAATATATCGCAATGACTGCTATGAGTGCGCTTATAGTTACGATATTTTTTGGCGGATACTCATTGCCTTATCTCTCACAGGCCGATTTGGCTGCTAATTATGAGATTGTGCTACTTAGCATAGCTGGCGTGGCTACTATCTTTGGCTTATTATTTATCTGGTGGGTTAGCAAAAATAATGTTACTAGATATAAAACAGATCAAGATCATAGAAAAAAAGAGAATATCATATATTACGCCTTAACAGCTCTGATAGTGGCTATAATCGATATTATATGCTTATATTTTTATGGAAATTTAGGTGAATTTGGTGCTGAGATTGTAGCTACTGCGGTGAATTTAGTGGTATTTGCACTTAAAACCTTTATAGTGCTACTTGTATTTATCTGGGTTAGATGGACTCTACCTAGATTTAGATATGATCAAATTCAACGCTTAGGCTGGGAAAAACTCATGCCCTTAGCAATTTTAAATATTATTATTACAGCATTGGTGGTGGTTTATGTCAGTTAA
- a CDS encoding NADH-quinone oxidoreductase subunit B, producing MGIENLVKNDLILTRLDALFNWGRSNSLWPMIFGTACCAIEFMSAVSSKHDLSRFGAEVMRFSPRQADLMIVAGTISFKQAPILKEIYDQMCEPKWVVSMGACASSGGFYDNYTTLQGIDQIIPVDAYISGCPPRPEAIIDAILAIQQKIKAGSIKDRHRDFKGLLDG from the coding sequence ATGGGAATAGAAAATTTAGTCAAAAATGATCTAATCTTAACTAGATTAGATGCGCTTTTTAACTGGGGTAGATCCAACTCGCTTTGGCCGATGATATTTGGGACGGCCTGTTGTGCGATTGAGTTTATGAGTGCTGTATCATCAAAACATGATTTAAGCCGTTTTGGTGCTGAAGTTATGCGATTTTCGCCTCGTCAAGCGGATTTGATGATAGTAGCTGGGACAATATCATTTAAACAAGCTCCGATTTTAAAAGAGATATATGATCAAATGTGTGAGCCAAAATGGGTTGTTAGTATGGGTGCGTGTGCTAGTAGCGGTGGATTTTATGATAATTATACCACACTTCAAGGGATAGATCAGATAATACCAGTTGATGCCTATATCAGCGGCTGTCCGCCAAGGCCTGAGGCGATAATCGATGCGATTTTAGCTATCCAACAAAAGATAAAAGCCGGTAGTATCAAAGATCGCCATAGAGATTTTAAGGGGCTTTTAGATGGTTAA
- the nuoK gene encoding NADH-quinone oxidoreductase subunit NuoK gives MVENYIFVAILLFVIGIFGVILRKNIFTIFMSIELMLNAVALLFAIFARVNLNLDGQVIVMLVIAIAAAEASFGLALITLLHKSKQSLNIDSFRELKDSDAS, from the coding sequence ATGGTTGAAAATTATATATTTGTAGCGATTTTGCTCTTTGTGATTGGAATTTTTGGTGTTATTTTGCGTAAAAATATCTTTACTATTTTTATGTCTATTGAGCTTATGTTAAATGCGGTTGCTTTGCTTTTTGCGATATTTGCTAGGGTTAATTTAAATTTAGATGGTCAAGTGATCGTAATGCTAGTTATCGCTATAGCTGCTGCTGAGGCGAGCTTTGGTCTTGCGCTCATCACCTTGCTTCACAAATCAAAACAGAGCCTAAATATAGATAGCTTTAGAGAGTTAAAGGATAGCGATGCTAGTTAA
- a CDS encoding NADH-quinone oxidoreductase subunit NuoE family protein: protein MSFEFTKDELEGLNNLRTKVDDDRALVLPALWILQRRQGFISSEDILYLEKTLGIKAIFFAEVMGFYSMFNESKKGKYELKFCKTITCKLRGSDEVIKAASDLLGIKMGETTSDGLFSLGESECLGYCEKAPCMLSNLEQIGDLTKESITELIERLRRENEGR from the coding sequence ATGAGTTTTGAATTTACAAAAGATGAGCTAGAAGGCTTAAATAACCTACGCACAAAAGTAGATGATGATAGAGCGCTAGTATTACCCGCTCTTTGGATTTTACAAAGAAGACAAGGATTTATCAGCTCTGAAGATATATTGTATTTAGAAAAAACTCTTGGGATTAAGGCTATATTTTTTGCTGAAGTTATGGGCTTTTACTCTATGTTTAATGAGAGTAAAAAAGGCAAATATGAGCTTAAATTTTGTAAAACCATAACTTGTAAATTAAGAGGCAGCGATGAAGTGATAAAAGCCGCTAGCGATCTTCTTGGGATCAAGATGGGTGAAACTACTAGCGATGGGCTTTTTAGTCTTGGGGAGAGCGAGTGTTTGGGATATTGTGAGAAGGCGCCATGTATGTTATCAAATTTAGAGCAAATCGGTGACTTGACTAAAGAGAGTATAACAGAGTTAATAGAAAGGCTAAGGAGAGAAAATGAAGGTCGTTAG
- the nuoF gene encoding NADH-quinone oxidoreductase subunit NuoF, whose product MKVVSARFDIPNANKIEVAKAHGAYANLDEILKMPRMDIVDAIDKSGLRGKGGGGGHCGTKWKNMIAWPSQKRYLVVNGDESEPGTCKDKYIFNLDPHLLIEGIIISAYALGACRAYIYIRGEYEKEFQSIQRAINESKDERRGLEIIVCKGAGAYICGEKSALLESIEGKRGHPRLKPHNRAEPDFLFGSACVVNNVETISSVPFIVKNGWEKYRSVGTPKSPGTLLFAVTGCVNTPCVKEMPFGTKMIDFINEFGGGVWKNRELKAVIPGGSSAAVLTKDEVMKATLDYENLWEYKSALGTGGMMVFDDTISMPKVLLNLLEFYTEESCGQCTPCREGCGWGMRVVERICKGEGSKKDLQILKDICFMLDGKTICVFAPAVKDVIIGFITKFEDEFLALCKD is encoded by the coding sequence ATGAAGGTCGTTAGTGCTAGATTTGATATACCTAATGCCAATAAGATAGAAGTCGCTAAGGCTCATGGGGCATATGCGAATTTAGATGAAATTCTAAAAATGCCAAGAATGGATATAGTAGATGCGATTGACAAAAGCGGATTAAGAGGCAAAGGCGGTGGCGGTGGCCATTGTGGAACTAAATGGAAAAATATGATAGCTTGGCCTAGCCAAAAACGCTATTTGGTGGTAAATGGCGATGAGAGCGAGCCTGGGACTTGTAAAGATAAGTATATTTTCAATCTTGATCCACATCTGTTAATAGAAGGTATCATAATCTCAGCTTACGCTCTTGGTGCGTGTAGAGCCTATATCTACATTAGGGGCGAATATGAGAAAGAATTTCAAAGTATCCAAAGAGCCATTAATGAATCCAAAGATGAGAGGCGTGGCCTAGAAATTATAGTTTGTAAAGGTGCTGGAGCCTATATCTGCGGTGAGAAAAGCGCACTTTTAGAGAGTATTGAAGGCAAAAGGGGGCATCCTAGATTAAAACCACATAATAGAGCTGAGCCGGATTTTTTGTTTGGTAGTGCGTGTGTGGTAAATAATGTCGAAACCATCTCTAGCGTGCCTTTCATAGTTAAAAATGGCTGGGAAAAATATAGAAGCGTAGGAACCCCAAAATCCCCTGGTACTCTGCTATTTGCCGTAACAGGATGCGTGAATACTCCATGCGTTAAAGAGATGCCATTTGGGACTAAAATGATTGATTTTATCAATGAATTTGGCGGTGGCGTATGGAAAAATAGAGAGCTAAAAGCCGTTATCCCTGGCGGATCATCTGCTGCGGTATTAACCAAAGATGAAGTTATGAAGGCTACTTTGGATTATGAGAATTTATGGGAGTATAAAAGTGCTCTTGGGACTGGCGGTATGATGGTTTTTGATGATACGATCAGTATGCCTAAGGTGCTTTTGAATTTGCTTGAGTTTTACACAGAAGAGAGCTGCGGGCAATGTACCCCATGTCGTGAGGGATGTGGCTGGGGAATGCGAGTTGTGGAGCGAATTTGTAAAGGCGAAGGAAGCAAAAAAGATCTACAAATATTAAAAGATATCTGCTTTATGTTAGATGGAAAGACAATTTGTGTATTTGCTCCAGCGGTAAAAGATGTAATCATAGGCTTTATAACCAAATTTGAAGATGAGTTTTTAGCGCTTTGTAAGGATTAA
- a CDS encoding NuoI/complex I 23 kDa subunit family protein, which produces MSVKVKKIERKKMPLLERIYIFYIIAGMARTFKHFIRNLLNTKNIEFLEYPEQKPDDISPRYRGLHRLTKYDNGELKCVACDMCATACPAKCIFIEAYEVPSSKEKAPKVFNIDLLECVFCGLCVEACPKDAIRMDSGIFTKIEGSRDSFISDINELSSRKRGEF; this is translated from the coding sequence ATGTCAGTTAAAGTCAAAAAAATCGAACGAAAAAAAATGCCACTTTTAGAGCGAATTTATATATTTTATATCATCGCTGGGATGGCTAGAACTTTTAAGCATTTTATCAGAAATTTACTCAATACCAAAAATATTGAATTCCTAGAATATCCCGAGCAAAAACCCGATGATATAAGCCCTAGATATCGTGGTCTTCATAGATTAACCAAATATGATAATGGTGAGTTAAAGTGCGTTGCGTGCGATATGTGTGCTACTGCTTGTCCAGCTAAATGTATATTTATAGAAGCCTATGAAGTCCCTAGTAGCAAAGAAAAAGCCCCAAAAGTCTTTAATATAGATCTTTTGGAGTGTGTATTTTGCGGGCTTTGCGTGGAGGCGTGTCCTAAGGATGCTATAAGGATGGATAGCGGGATATTTACAAAGATTGAAGGTAGTAGAGATAGCTTTATTAGCGATATAAATGAGCTTAGTAGTAGAAAAAGGGGAGAGTTTTGA
- a CDS encoding 2Fe-2S iron-sulfur cluster-binding protein, translating to MVEIIVDGEKFSVNEKGNLITELKKHNIEIPHFCYHEALGVSGNCRMCLIEVVGQKRPQIACDTPIKDGMEIKINSELTRAVQRGILELEFINHPLDCPVCDQAGECDLQDYYMKFDLQDSKVSLADKVKKGKREDLGSLVIHDEERCVLCRRCVRFTQICTQTNELAVGGRGEHSHIMLMNGKKIDNPYAGNIVDICPVGAMTSADFRFKKRVWHLQKTPAICQGCERGCAIWIDSNKAKYQDSKIYRFRPRESSVNGYFICDYGRYSYKDEQVIKRDDSAKISALALDLRTNGDQYDILASSSLSLEEMSALKILANEFNMGLYGFSDFRDESFKDEIGLKLRVPNKTANRVGLNKLGIGRNLDKKSKNLIVFHLGRDFEFINKFEFDNLIKIGSNSDADIVCASSYHRDGHTLNIDEKLRFSKGAFEPLSPKICDIIAEFIGRRVEFDMSILKAFA from the coding sequence ATGGTAGAGATTATAGTTGATGGCGAGAAATTTAGCGTAAATGAAAAGGGCAATCTAATCACCGAGCTAAAAAAGCATAATATTGAAATTCCACACTTTTGCTATCATGAAGCGCTTGGCGTAAGTGGTAATTGTAGAATGTGCCTAATAGAAGTAGTAGGTCAAAAACGCCCCCAAATAGCATGTGATACGCCCATAAAAGATGGTATGGAGATCAAGATAAATAGCGAGCTTACAAGGGCTGTCCAGCGTGGAATTTTAGAGCTTGAGTTTATCAATCATCCGCTTGATTGTCCTGTGTGCGATCAAGCTGGTGAGTGTGATTTACAAGATTATTATATGAAATTTGATCTACAAGACTCCAAAGTAAGTCTAGCCGATAAGGTAAAAAAAGGCAAAAGAGAGGATCTTGGCTCTTTAGTAATCCATGATGAAGAGAGATGTGTGCTTTGTAGAAGGTGTGTGAGATTTACTCAAATATGCACCCAAACCAATGAATTAGCCGTGGGTGGTCGTGGTGAGCATAGCCACATAATGTTAATGAATGGCAAGAAAATAGACAATCCATACGCAGGAAATATAGTAGATATCTGTCCAGTAGGAGCTATGACTTCGGCTGATTTTAGATTTAAAAAGCGAGTTTGGCACCTACAAAAGACCCCCGCAATCTGTCAAGGCTGTGAAAGGGGATGCGCTATATGGATCGATAGCAATAAAGCAAAATATCAAGATAGCAAAATTTATAGATTTAGGCCGAGAGAGAGTAGCGTAAATGGCTATTTCATCTGTGATTATGGCCGTTATAGCTACAAAGATGAGCAAGTAATTAAGCGTGATGATAGTGCGAAAATCTCCGCTTTGGCTCTAGATCTTAGGACAAATGGCGATCAATATGATATCTTAGCTTCAAGCTCATTAAGCCTTGAAGAGATGAGTGCTTTAAAGATTTTGGCTAATGAGTTTAATATGGGCCTATATGGATTTAGTGATTTTAGAGATGAGAGCTTTAAAGATGAGATTGGATTAAAGCTTAGAGTACCGAATAAAACTGCTAATCGTGTGGGATTAAATAAGCTTGGAATAGGTAGAAATTTAGATAAAAAATCTAAAAATTTAATAGTTTTTCATCTTGGTAGGGATTTTGAGTTTATCAATAAATTTGAATTTGATAACCTCATCAAAATCGGCTCAAATAGCGATGCTGATATAGTTTGCGCTAGTAGCTATCATAGAGATGGCCATACCTTAAATATAGATGAAAAATTGCGATTTAGCAAGGGGGCTTTTGAGCCACTTAGCCCTAAAATTTGCGATATTATCGCTGAATTTATAGGTCGTAGGGTGGAATTTGATATGAGTATATTAAAGGCGTTTGCATGA